In Luteibacter mycovicinus, a genomic segment contains:
- the mscL gene encoding large-conductance mechanosensitive channel protein MscL, with translation MSIVAEFKKFALRGNVIDLAVGVVVGAAFSKIVTSLVDNIIMPPIGWLIGGIDFSDWKWVLKPADAATKTAEVAIQYGVFINVLIQFVIIAFAIFMVVKAINRLTHREEAKPAAPAADVVLLTEIRDLLRQQPPRV, from the coding sequence ATGAGCATCGTCGCGGAATTCAAGAAGTTCGCACTACGCGGCAACGTCATCGACCTCGCGGTCGGTGTTGTGGTCGGTGCGGCGTTCAGCAAGATCGTCACCTCGCTGGTGGACAACATCATCATGCCCCCCATCGGCTGGCTGATCGGCGGCATCGACTTTTCAGACTGGAAGTGGGTGCTCAAACCCGCCGACGCCGCGACCAAGACCGCCGAAGTGGCGATCCAGTACGGCGTGTTCATCAACGTACTGATCCAGTTCGTCATCATCGCGTTCGCCATCTTCATGGTGGTCAAAGCGATCAACCGCCTGACGCATCGCGAAGAGGCCAAGCCGGCCGCACCGGCCGCCGACGTGGTGCTGCTGACGGAAATCCGCGACCTGCTCAGGCAGCAGCCGCCGCGCGTCTGA
- a CDS encoding TonB-dependent receptor plug domain-containing protein, with amino-acid sequence MKNSTSIRLSRISLALALALGSTVAIAQSTTGSIFGQAPVAEGESVQVKSTSGVTREVAVGSDGRYTVGSLPLGSYTVSLMQGGKVVDTRSDVGLRVGSGTEVSFAAASGDATSLSSVTVSANALPVIDVSSVDARTVITSQQLAKLPLARSAEAIALLAPGVVPGYSGFKSGTTGGSLVSFAGSSVTENAYYLNGFNTTDPLSGFGGISLPYGAIDQQEILSGGYGAAYGRSDGGVISQSGKRGTNEWHFGAQVQWTPAFAQGVSPSSYYVTGANAGNLYRRYSDNKSWETTESAYVGGPLIKDKLFFFAAVEGDKKAGNSVGPATSSYNTDYEYNNPKWYTKLDWNINDNNILELTGASTKTSYKGNEYDYDYATNQTGDLNSFDTSTKNSARVSIAKYTSYITDDLTLTAMYGKQKMTYFSQTPGYDPSLEYISGSEFENPAITGGNSIVNSQTVLTANDPNHRATSSNLRVDLAWKIGDHTITGGIDNLNSHDVDDGETGSAWIYGYGDPATNISDSPYVAAPSTGAGGQDGYYVSKYLYSTSASVRVKQRAQYIEDSWQVDDRWLVKIGLRNDQFTNYNPSGEAFLRMTKPQWAPRLGFSWDVNGDSSLKVYANAGRYYLAMPASVALRAAAGSLYTNEYYTYTGIDANGNPTGLTQLASSTGGAVSANNEYGTPPDAKTVASSNIKSEYQDEYMLGFTQQINADYVWGMKGQVRKLRNILDDICDTTTIASKAQSLGYDVDASTLNGCYLSNPGRSNTYRIVNPAGGYYSVSVSAADFGMPSAKRSYYGLETFLEHPFDGKWQAKIDYVYSKSYGNTEGQVRSDIGQTDVSATVDWDFGKLMENSNGLLSNDRTHQLKIYGSWQAAPEWMLSGNIALMSGTPKTCIGYYGADESNPVGYGSYYHYCGGVASAPGDAGRQPWQHIISVSAEYRPMWADQKLGFNVMVYNLLNESVPTSTYAIYGSSKALNTNYDRINYFSTPRYVRFGINYDF; translated from the coding sequence GTGAAGAATTCGACATCCATCCGCCTGAGCCGGATCAGCCTCGCGCTGGCCCTGGCGCTGGGCAGCACCGTGGCCATCGCGCAGTCGACCACCGGCAGCATCTTCGGTCAGGCGCCCGTCGCCGAGGGCGAGTCGGTCCAGGTCAAGAGCACCTCGGGTGTGACGCGTGAAGTCGCCGTGGGCAGCGACGGCCGTTACACGGTGGGTTCGCTGCCGCTCGGCAGCTATACCGTATCGCTCATGCAGGGCGGCAAGGTCGTCGACACGCGCAGCGACGTCGGCCTTCGTGTCGGTTCCGGTACGGAAGTGTCCTTTGCCGCGGCGTCCGGCGATGCGACGAGCCTGAGCTCGGTCACCGTGTCGGCCAACGCGCTCCCAGTCATCGACGTGTCCAGCGTCGACGCACGCACCGTCATCACCTCCCAGCAGCTGGCGAAGCTGCCGCTGGCGCGCAGCGCCGAAGCGATCGCGCTGCTCGCGCCAGGCGTCGTTCCGGGTTACAGCGGCTTCAAGAGCGGTACCACGGGTGGCTCGCTCGTTTCGTTCGCCGGCTCGTCGGTCACCGAGAACGCCTATTACCTCAACGGCTTCAACACCACCGACCCGCTCAGCGGCTTCGGCGGCATCAGCCTGCCCTATGGCGCGATCGATCAGCAGGAAATCCTCAGCGGCGGCTACGGTGCGGCTTACGGTCGCTCGGACGGCGGCGTGATCAGTCAGAGCGGCAAGCGCGGTACCAACGAATGGCACTTCGGTGCGCAGGTTCAGTGGACACCGGCGTTCGCGCAGGGCGTGAGCCCGAGCTCGTATTACGTGACCGGTGCCAACGCGGGCAATCTCTACCGTCGTTATTCCGACAACAAGTCCTGGGAAACCACCGAGAGCGCGTATGTCGGCGGCCCGCTGATCAAGGACAAGCTGTTCTTCTTCGCGGCGGTCGAAGGCGACAAGAAAGCCGGTAACAGTGTCGGTCCCGCGACGTCGTCGTACAACACCGATTACGAGTACAACAATCCGAAGTGGTACACCAAGCTCGACTGGAACATCAACGACAACAATATCCTCGAGCTGACCGGCGCGTCGACGAAGACGTCGTACAAGGGTAACGAGTACGACTACGACTACGCGACGAACCAGACGGGCGATCTGAACAGCTTCGACACCTCGACCAAGAACAGCGCCCGGGTCTCGATCGCCAAGTACACGAGCTACATCACCGACGATCTCACGCTGACCGCCATGTACGGCAAGCAGAAGATGACGTACTTCAGCCAGACCCCGGGTTACGACCCGTCGCTGGAGTACATCAGTGGTTCCGAGTTCGAGAACCCGGCGATCACCGGCGGCAATTCCATCGTCAACTCTCAGACGGTGCTGACCGCGAACGATCCGAACCACCGCGCCACCAGCAGCAACCTGCGCGTCGATCTGGCCTGGAAGATCGGCGATCACACGATCACCGGTGGTATCGACAACCTCAACTCGCACGACGTCGACGATGGCGAGACCGGCTCGGCCTGGATCTACGGTTACGGCGATCCGGCGACCAACATCAGCGACAGTCCGTACGTCGCCGCGCCGAGCACGGGTGCGGGCGGTCAGGACGGCTACTACGTATCGAAGTACCTCTACAGCACCTCGGCGTCGGTGCGCGTGAAGCAGCGCGCCCAGTACATCGAAGACAGCTGGCAGGTGGACGATCGCTGGCTGGTGAAGATCGGCCTGCGCAACGACCAGTTCACCAACTACAACCCGAGCGGTGAAGCCTTCCTGCGCATGACCAAGCCGCAGTGGGCGCCGCGCCTGGGCTTCAGCTGGGACGTGAACGGCGACTCGTCGCTGAAGGTCTATGCGAACGCCGGTCGTTACTACCTCGCCATGCCGGCGTCCGTCGCGCTGCGCGCCGCCGCCGGTTCGCTGTACACCAACGAGTACTACACCTACACGGGCATCGACGCTAACGGCAATCCCACCGGCCTGACCCAGCTGGCCTCGTCCACGGGTGGCGCGGTGTCGGCCAATAACGAGTACGGCACACCGCCGGACGCGAAGACCGTGGCCTCCAGCAACATCAAGTCCGAGTACCAGGATGAATACATGCTGGGCTTCACCCAGCAGATCAACGCGGACTACGTCTGGGGCATGAAGGGTCAGGTGCGCAAGCTGCGTAACATCCTGGACGACATCTGCGACACCACCACGATCGCGAGCAAGGCGCAGTCGCTCGGCTACGACGTCGACGCCTCCACGCTCAACGGTTGCTACCTGTCCAATCCGGGCCGCAGCAACACATACCGCATCGTCAACCCGGCCGGCGGTTACTACAGCGTCTCGGTCTCCGCGGCCGACTTCGGCATGCCGAGCGCCAAGCGTAGCTACTACGGTCTGGAGACCTTCCTCGAGCATCCGTTCGATGGCAAGTGGCAGGCCAAGATCGACTACGTCTACTCGAAGAGCTACGGCAACACGGAAGGCCAGGTCCGTTCGGACATCGGTCAGACCGACGTATCGGCGACGGTCGACTGGGACTTCGGCAAGCTGATGGAAAACTCCAACGGTCTGCTCTCCAACGACCGCACGCACCAGCTGAAGATCTACGGTTCCTGGCAGGCGGCACCGGAGTGGATGCTCTCGGGCAACATCGCGCTGATGTCGGGCACACCCAAGACCTGTATCGGTTACTACGGCGCGGATGAGAGCAACCCGGTCGGCTACGGCAGCTACTACCACTACTGCGGTGGCGTCGCCTCGGCACCGGGCGACGCGGGTCGCCAGCCGTGGCAGCACATCATCTCGGTCTCGGCGGAATATCGCCCGATGTGGGCCGACCAGAAACTTGGCTTCAATGTCATGGTCTATAACCTGCTGAACGAGTCGGTGCCGACGTCGACGTATGCGATCTATGGCAGCAGCAAGGCGCTGAACACCAACTACGACCGCATCAACTACTTCAGCACGCCGCGCTACGTCCGCTTCGGTATCAACTACGACTTCTGA
- a CDS encoding helix-turn-helix domain-containing protein, whose protein sequence is MSYAFPPLSRSDDGIENNRLLARRFWQAFVERAPSRFETSTLVDGYAGDRLRLGAFRHTPHVLTEAALPREHRQAVLLTLQLDGRARVEQHGRHSDLAGGDFCLIDLSQPFRLELGRCSVQSIHLPLSVLRDAIPRLDDVAAVGLPGHLGPVGYLRVLFQEMFAHPAGLSEPVADRLADAIPHMLAAALESVDASESSPSRLRQYHKRQVRQFAREHLADPELCIDMIAKGVGLSASHLFELFSDEDLTLMRWVRLERLARCQRELSDPRLRHRGIAQIAHAWGFGDMTNFSRCFRDHVGTSPRRFRQAAMVGALPPVDRSDVQTSDE, encoded by the coding sequence ATGTCGTATGCATTTCCTCCGTTGTCGCGCTCCGATGACGGTATCGAAAACAACCGGCTGCTTGCCCGGCGTTTCTGGCAGGCCTTTGTCGAGCGGGCACCCAGCCGCTTCGAAACCAGCACGCTCGTGGACGGCTACGCTGGCGATCGCCTGCGCCTGGGCGCGTTCCGGCACACGCCGCACGTGCTGACCGAGGCGGCGCTTCCGCGCGAGCATCGTCAGGCGGTGCTGCTGACCTTGCAGCTCGACGGACGGGCGCGTGTCGAGCAGCACGGGCGGCACAGCGATCTGGCCGGCGGCGATTTCTGCCTGATCGACCTGTCCCAGCCCTTCCGGCTGGAACTGGGGCGTTGCAGCGTCCAGTCGATCCATCTTCCGCTGTCGGTCCTGCGCGACGCCATCCCACGCCTGGACGATGTGGCGGCGGTCGGCCTGCCCGGGCACCTGGGTCCCGTGGGCTACCTGCGTGTCCTCTTCCAGGAAATGTTCGCGCATCCGGCGGGCCTGTCCGAACCGGTAGCCGACCGGCTGGCCGATGCGATTCCCCATATGCTTGCCGCCGCGCTGGAATCCGTGGACGCGAGTGAATCGTCCCCCTCGCGCCTGCGGCAGTACCACAAGCGTCAGGTGCGTCAGTTCGCCCGCGAGCACCTCGCCGATCCCGAGCTGTGCATCGACATGATCGCGAAGGGTGTCGGTCTCTCGGCCAGTCATCTGTTCGAACTGTTTTCCGACGAAGACCTGACCCTCATGCGCTGGGTTCGACTCGAGCGCCTCGCACGTTGCCAGCGCGAACTGTCCGATCCCCGCCTTCGTCATCGCGGCATCGCGCAGATCGCCCACGCCTGGGGCTTCGGCGACATGACCAATTTCAGTCGCTGCTTCCGCGACCATGTCGGTACGTCACCGCGTCGTTTCCGTCAGGCCGCAATGGTTGGGGCGTTGCCGCCGGTAGACCGTTCGGACGTCCAAACGTCCGACGAATGA
- a CDS encoding response regulator — MDLQSLILVVDDDPELRGLITDFLGGHGYRVHAAENVAQMSLSIERERPDLIVLDVMMPGEDGLSAARRLAAEKGPPVIILSALGSDTDRIIGLEVGADDYLAKPCNPRELLARVRAVLRRSSQDAPSPAEEIRPYGFAGWRLDLTRRDLRDPTGIFINLSDGEFALLRAFVEHPQRILSRDQLLDLVHRGRADVFDRAIDTQISRLRRKLNDRAQDEMIRTVRNEGYMLLPKVTRL; from the coding sequence ATGGACCTTCAGTCACTCATCCTCGTCGTGGATGACGATCCCGAACTGCGCGGGCTGATCACCGATTTCCTCGGCGGTCACGGATACCGTGTGCATGCAGCCGAAAACGTCGCCCAGATGTCGCTTTCCATCGAACGTGAGCGACCGGACCTCATCGTGCTCGACGTGATGATGCCGGGCGAGGACGGCCTGAGCGCGGCGCGGCGCCTCGCCGCCGAGAAGGGTCCCCCGGTCATCATCCTGAGTGCGCTCGGCAGCGATACCGACCGGATCATCGGGCTGGAAGTCGGTGCCGACGACTACCTAGCCAAGCCCTGCAACCCACGCGAGCTGCTGGCCCGCGTGCGTGCCGTCCTGCGGCGCAGCAGCCAGGACGCGCCTTCACCCGCCGAGGAAATCCGTCCTTACGGTTTTGCCGGCTGGCGCCTCGATCTGACGCGGCGCGACCTGCGCGATCCGACCGGCATCTTCATCAATCTTTCCGATGGCGAGTTCGCCCTGCTCCGCGCCTTCGTCGAACACCCGCAACGCATCCTGAGCCGCGATCAGCTGCTCGACCTCGTTCACCGGGGCCGCGCGGACGTGTTCGACCGCGCCATCGACACGCAGATCAGCCGGCTGCGGCGCAAACTGAATGACCGCGCGCAGGACGAAATGATCCGTACCGTGCGCAACGAGGGCTACATGCTCCTGCCGAAGGTCACCCGCCTGTGA
- a CDS encoding ATP-binding protein — translation MTRRSGLSIFARSFLLMVCALLIASGIGVGVLVLRPPTLPPMASLFDVAAALRNDGAPFSQRDFDDRRPPGSAPRDGQATAMLPGDDRRGPPGMDFMPPNPADLDVRTQADAPTPPDGSDSRLSAHLLPRLAGLLRVAQDDLRVYAVDSGMDRHPGAMRVSMGAGSLVGWRQADGRWRVASVPVEPFPSMLQQELFLLFGVSVLVLLPFAWWFARALSAPIHRFAEAAQRLGADTSAPPVPREGPPEMRRAVDAFNGMQGRVNRLLHERTHMIAAIAHDLRTPLTRLSFRLDGLPGPLGAKVDGDLQEMKTMISAALDFMRDRSLGTQRQPLDFRLLVESVSDDLVDVGHDVAVFSGPPVTLDGDPVALRRAVVNLVENGIKYGQRVRMRLRTVRGECLLEIDDDGPGIPEAMQQQVFAPFFRLESSRNRDTGGIGLGLATVRAIVLDHGGSIVLRNRKEGGLRVVVSLPQP, via the coding sequence GTGACGCGACGTTCCGGCCTGTCGATCTTCGCCCGCAGCTTTCTGCTGATGGTGTGCGCGCTGCTGATCGCCTCCGGCATCGGGGTGGGCGTACTCGTCCTCCGTCCGCCGACGCTGCCGCCCATGGCGAGCCTCTTCGACGTGGCGGCCGCCCTGCGGAACGACGGAGCGCCGTTCAGCCAGCGCGACTTCGACGACCGGAGGCCGCCCGGCTCCGCGCCACGCGACGGCCAGGCCACCGCCATGCTGCCCGGCGACGACCGCCGCGGCCCGCCCGGCATGGACTTCATGCCGCCCAACCCCGCCGACCTCGATGTGCGCACCCAGGCCGACGCGCCCACGCCCCCGGACGGTTCCGACAGTCGCCTGTCGGCACACCTCCTTCCGCGGCTGGCGGGCCTTCTGCGCGTCGCCCAGGATGACCTTCGCGTCTATGCGGTGGACAGCGGCATGGACCGCCACCCCGGCGCGATGCGCGTCAGCATGGGCGCGGGGTCGCTGGTCGGGTGGCGACAGGCGGATGGCCGATGGCGGGTCGCCTCGGTGCCCGTGGAGCCCTTTCCTTCCATGCTTCAGCAGGAGCTGTTCCTGCTGTTCGGCGTGAGCGTGCTGGTGCTGCTGCCCTTCGCCTGGTGGTTCGCCCGGGCGCTGTCGGCACCGATCCATCGTTTCGCCGAGGCGGCACAGCGTCTGGGTGCGGACACCAGCGCGCCGCCGGTGCCGCGTGAGGGACCGCCCGAGATGCGTCGTGCGGTCGATGCCTTCAACGGCATGCAGGGGCGCGTGAATCGTCTGCTCCACGAGCGCACGCACATGATCGCCGCGATCGCGCACGACCTGCGCACGCCGCTGACGCGCCTGTCGTTCCGGCTCGACGGCCTGCCCGGCCCGCTCGGCGCCAAGGTGGACGGCGACCTCCAGGAGATGAAGACGATGATCTCCGCCGCGCTCGATTTCATGCGCGACCGCTCGCTGGGCACGCAACGCCAGCCGCTGGATTTCCGGCTGCTGGTCGAGAGCGTGAGCGACGACCTGGTCGACGTGGGGCATGACGTGGCGGTGTTTTCCGGGCCGCCCGTGACGCTCGATGGCGATCCGGTGGCGCTGCGCCGCGCTGTCGTCAACCTCGTCGAAAACGGGATCAAGTACGGGCAAAGGGTGCGCATGCGCCTGCGCACCGTCCGTGGCGAATGCCTGCTCGAAATCGATGACGACGGCCCGGGCATTCCCGAGGCCATGCAGCAACAGGTCTTCGCGCCGTTCTTCCGCCTGGAATCCTCGCGAAACCGCGACACCGGCGGCATCGGCCTCGGCCTCGCCACTGTCCGCGCCATCGTGCTCGATCACGGCGGCAGCATCGTGCTGCGCAACCGCAAGGAAGGCGGTCTGCGCGTGGTGGTGAGCCTGCCACAACCGTAG
- a CDS encoding M20/M25/M40 family metallo-hydrolase, producing the protein MRHIFRLHTLAACLALAFTAHAADKATTIPDKAIAAANALRDRAMSDDTGYEFVTGLTTEVGPRVAGSAADARAVAWTVAKFKAMGFDKVYTEKVSYPLWQRRSEHAAVVSPFPQPLALTALGYSAGTPQGGLTAEVVGFDDLDAFRNADPASVKGKIVYVSTHMQQQKDGHDYGKGSATRTGGPVLAAKMGAAAFLLRSAGTDPHSRTPHTGVTGFKDPKDAIPAAALSLPDADQLERILKEGKPVTLKLDLDVGFAGTYEGSNVIAEVTGRKHPDQVVAIGGHLDSWDLGTGAIDDGAGVAIAAAAAKLIKDMPQRPDRTIRVIAFANEEMGLWGGRAYAEAHAKDVAKFQLGTESDFGAGRIWRMSASVKPEARGAIEQIARVIEPIGVTYDAARPGGGGSDLSQMHAKGMAALSLTQDGTDYFDYHHNANDTLDKIDPKALAQNVAVYATFAYLAAQADGNFGSAAGAFAKDGAHD; encoded by the coding sequence ATGCGTCATATCTTCCGCCTGCACACGCTGGCCGCGTGCCTTGCGCTCGCTTTCACCGCCCATGCCGCCGACAAGGCGACGACCATTCCGGACAAGGCGATCGCCGCCGCCAACGCCCTGCGCGATCGCGCGATGAGCGACGACACCGGCTACGAATTCGTGACCGGCCTGACCACGGAAGTGGGTCCCCGCGTGGCCGGCAGCGCCGCCGACGCGCGCGCCGTCGCCTGGACCGTGGCGAAGTTCAAGGCCATGGGTTTCGACAAGGTCTACACCGAGAAAGTCAGCTACCCGCTCTGGCAGCGCCGCAGCGAGCACGCAGCGGTCGTGTCGCCCTTTCCGCAGCCGCTCGCTCTGACCGCGCTGGGCTATTCCGCCGGCACCCCGCAGGGTGGCCTCACGGCCGAAGTCGTCGGCTTCGACGACCTCGATGCGTTCAGGAACGCCGACCCGGCCAGCGTGAAGGGCAAGATCGTCTACGTCTCGACGCACATGCAGCAGCAGAAGGACGGCCACGACTACGGCAAGGGCTCAGCCACGCGCACGGGCGGCCCTGTCCTGGCCGCGAAGATGGGCGCCGCCGCGTTCCTGCTGCGCTCGGCGGGCACCGATCCGCACAGCCGTACGCCGCACACGGGCGTCACCGGCTTCAAGGATCCGAAGGACGCGATCCCGGCTGCCGCGCTTTCCCTGCCCGACGCCGATCAGCTCGAGCGCATTCTGAAGGAAGGCAAGCCGGTCACGCTGAAGCTCGACCTCGATGTCGGCTTTGCGGGTACGTACGAAGGCTCCAACGTCATCGCTGAAGTCACCGGTCGCAAGCACCCGGATCAGGTCGTCGCCATCGGCGGACATCTGGATTCGTGGGACCTGGGCACCGGCGCCATCGATGACGGCGCGGGTGTGGCGATCGCCGCCGCCGCGGCGAAGCTGATCAAGGACATGCCGCAGCGCCCTGATCGCACGATCCGCGTCATCGCCTTCGCCAACGAGGAAATGGGTCTGTGGGGTGGACGCGCCTATGCCGAAGCGCATGCGAAAGACGTGGCGAAGTTTCAGCTGGGTACCGAATCCGATTTCGGCGCCGGCCGCATCTGGCGCATGAGCGCCAGCGTGAAGCCCGAAGCGCGCGGCGCGATCGAGCAGATCGCCAGGGTGATCGAGCCGATCGGCGTGACGTACGACGCGGCCCGGCCCGGCGGTGGTGGATCCGACCTGTCGCAGATGCATGCCAAGGGCATGGCCGCGCTCTCGCTGACGCAGGACGGCACCGACTACTTCGATTACCACCACAACGCCAACGACACGCTGGACAAGATCGATCCGAAGGCGCTCGCGCAGAACGTGGCGGTGTACGCGACCTTTGCGTATCTGGCTGCGCAGGCGGATGGAAATTTCGGTTCGGCGGCCGGTGCGTTCGCAAAAGACGGCGCGCACGACTAA